The Legionella jordanis genomic sequence GCAAAAGTTTTGGCAATATCTACTTTGCTCATCGTCACTTTCCTATAAAATCCAACGCTAACGGCTTGATGGTTTTAGGTTCAATGGCTGGTTTATTGATGTAATCAATCAGCGCATTACGAATGGACAGTAAATCGGTACGAAGGCCTGCGTGTGTCTTTCCATCAGAGCCTTCAAAATGTTCTATATGCAATTGGATGCGGGTATTGGGTTTAATTTCAGTTTTTGCTTCATCAAGCAAAGGCATGATGGCATTAATCTGATTAATTATTCTGACCAGCGTTTGGTTGAGTGCATCGTCACTTGCATGAGAGGCCATTGGCAGACTTAATATGAGTAATAACAATAATCGTTTCATGTTTTTCTCCTACAAATATTTTTTAAATCGACTTGCGGTGATTGAAACCATGATGCCTAACAATAGGCTTGCAGGTACAAAAACAAAGGCAGGCGTGATGCTTATGGGCAGCGCAAGCCATAAGCTTAATAACAGTAAAAGGCCTCGCTTGGCGTGGCGATTGAGTTGGTGAAAGACATAGGATGATTCACGGCCTAATGATGCGGTACGGATAGCGCGTTGATTTAACCCATCAACCAGTCCAACCACGACCATTAATAAAAACAGAGGGATAGCCGAAATCAGAATAACCAGTTTGATGAACATTACTTGAGTAGTTAATCCCATCAGTAACCAAACTTGATTGGCAATTAGGATAAAATCTTGTGTTATTTCATTTAAATCGTTGGTTTCATCAGGCATCACTTCATCCAGCCCTTTTTTAATCAGGGAGCCTGTTTGCGCCGCTTTGTTGGCAACACCTTGAGTAGGAATGGTTTTTAACCAGGATTTAATAGTGTTAGCAACCATCACTCCGTTAAATGCGGTAATTGCTTGCGTTTGTTTTTGAGAAAGC encodes the following:
- a CDS encoding TIGR03747 family integrating conjugative element membrane protein; amino-acid sequence: MAIRTATPKPSKKTVMSFMLLVLLGWLILMGWVSSLWCCLGFEKAFSSVTTLSQKQTQAITAFNGVMVANTIKSWLKTIPTQGVANKAAQTGSLIKKGLDEVMPDETNDLNEITQDFILIANQVWLLMGLTTQVMFIKLVILISAIPLFLLMVVVGLVDGLNQRAIRTASLGRESSYVFHQLNRHAKRGLLLLLSLWLALPISITPAFVFVPASLLLGIMVSITASRFKKYL